In Nocardia asteroides, a single genomic region encodes these proteins:
- a CDS encoding aspartate ammonia-lyase — protein MTRTEHDSLGDREVPAAALYGVHTARAVDNFPITGIAIGAHSELVRALAAVKQAAARANRELGLLPADIADAIEAACAEIYAGAWHEHFVVDVLQGGAGTSTNMNANEVVANRALELLGLDRGRYDRIHPIDHVNRGQSTNDVYPTAIKVGLQAAMVGLRAGLSELVAALLAKSAEFSGILKVGRTQLQDAVPMTLGQEFGAWGLMLREDIERITESAALITEINLGGTAIGTGLNAHPRYAELATAQLREITGFPVVTASDLVEATQDVGAFVQLSGVLKRTAVKMSKICNDLRLLSSGPRAGFNEITLPSMQAGSSIMPGKVNPVIPEMVNQVAYRVIGNDLTITMAAESGQLQLNAFEPVIAHCLFDSIEMLGRACRILATKCVDGIEANAERLRGMVDISIGVVTALTPHLGYHAAAEVAAEALVSGRTVPSLILEKALMTEEQLALALSPANLVQTVGLGGA, from the coding sequence ATGACACGAACCGAGCACGATTCGCTCGGCGACCGCGAGGTCCCGGCCGCGGCACTCTACGGAGTGCACACCGCGAGGGCAGTGGACAATTTCCCGATCACCGGCATCGCCATCGGGGCACACAGCGAGCTCGTGCGCGCGCTGGCCGCGGTGAAACAGGCAGCGGCACGGGCGAATCGCGAGCTCGGGCTGCTGCCCGCCGACATCGCCGATGCCATCGAGGCGGCGTGCGCGGAGATCTACGCCGGGGCCTGGCACGAGCACTTCGTCGTCGACGTGCTGCAGGGCGGCGCGGGCACCTCGACCAATATGAACGCCAACGAGGTGGTGGCGAACCGCGCCCTCGAGCTGCTCGGCCTCGACCGCGGCCGGTACGACCGGATTCACCCGATCGACCACGTCAACCGTGGTCAAAGCACCAACGACGTGTACCCGACGGCGATCAAGGTCGGGCTGCAGGCCGCCATGGTCGGGCTGCGCGCCGGGCTGAGTGAGCTGGTGGCGGCGCTGCTCGCCAAATCGGCGGAGTTCTCCGGGATCCTGAAGGTCGGCCGCACCCAGCTCCAGGACGCGGTTCCGATGACGCTGGGCCAGGAATTCGGCGCCTGGGGGCTGATGCTGCGCGAGGACATCGAGCGGATCACCGAGTCGGCCGCCCTGATCACCGAGATCAACCTCGGCGGCACCGCGATCGGCACCGGGCTCAACGCCCACCCGCGCTACGCCGAGCTGGCGACGGCCCAGCTGCGCGAGATCACCGGCTTCCCCGTGGTCACCGCCTCCGACCTGGTCGAAGCCACCCAGGATGTGGGCGCTTTCGTGCAGCTCTCCGGTGTCCTGAAGCGCACCGCGGTCAAGATGTCGAAGATCTGCAACGACCTCCGGCTGCTCTCCTCCGGGCCGCGGGCGGGGTTCAACGAGATCACCCTGCCGAGCATGCAGGCCGGGTCGTCGATCATGCCGGGGAAGGTCAACCCGGTGATCCCGGAGATGGTCAACCAGGTCGCCTACCGCGTCATCGGGAACGATCTGACCATCACCATGGCCGCGGAGAGCGGGCAGTTGCAGCTGAACGCCTTCGAACCCGTGATCGCGCACTGCCTGTTCGACTCCATCGAGATGCTCGGCCGCGCCTGCCGGATCCTCGCCACCAAGTGCGTCGACGGGATCGAGGCCAACGCCGAGCGGTTGCGCGGGATGGTCGACATCTCGATCGGCGTCGTCACGGCGCTGACCCCGCACCTCGGGTACCACGCCGCGGCCGAGGTGGCCGCCGAGGCGCTCGTCTCGGGGCGGACCGTGCCGTCGCTGATCCTGGAGAAGGCACTGATGACCGAGGAGCAGCTGGCTCTCGCCCTCTCGCCGGCGAACCTCGTGCAGACGGTTGGGCTCGGCGGGGCATAG
- a CDS encoding NAD(P)-dependent oxidoreductase: MTSTPVTVLGLGRMGSAIAAVLLRAGHPVTVWNRTPGRGAELTGATVATSLASAVAASPLIVSVSASTAAAAETLLPLGPGLRGRTVLNVATGRPDQARELAAELEQHGARFLDGAMLAVPQTLGTPESLLLHSGSESASAEHADVLAAWGTTRYLGTDPGAAALHDMAVLGGMYGLFAGFFQATAMVGGSARGFTDDLLVPWLRALLDLLPLLADEIDSGEYPVSFSDLAVNRSGLADIQATAADAGVRTDLIDPLLRIFEAQEKAGHGAASFTRAVAALRPALSAAR; the protein is encoded by the coding sequence ATGACCTCGACCCCCGTCACCGTGCTCGGCCTCGGCCGCATGGGCTCCGCCATCGCCGCGGTGCTGCTGCGCGCCGGCCACCCCGTCACGGTCTGGAATCGCACCCCCGGCCGCGGCGCCGAACTGACCGGCGCCACCGTCGCCACTTCGCTCGCGAGCGCCGTCGCCGCGAGCCCGCTGATCGTCTCCGTCTCGGCGAGCACCGCCGCGGCCGCCGAAACGCTGCTCCCGCTCGGCCCCGGGCTGCGCGGCCGCACGGTGCTGAACGTCGCCACCGGCCGCCCGGACCAGGCCCGCGAGCTCGCCGCCGAGCTGGAGCAGCACGGCGCCCGCTTCCTGGACGGCGCCATGCTCGCCGTGCCGCAGACCCTCGGCACCCCGGAGAGCCTGCTGCTGCACAGCGGCTCCGAATCCGCGAGCGCCGAGCACGCCGACGTCCTCGCCGCCTGGGGCACCACCCGCTACCTCGGCACCGACCCCGGCGCGGCCGCACTGCACGACATGGCGGTGCTCGGCGGCATGTACGGCCTGTTCGCCGGGTTCTTCCAGGCCACGGCCATGGTCGGCGGCTCGGCCCGCGGCTTCACCGACGACCTGCTCGTCCCCTGGCTGCGCGCGCTGCTCGACCTGCTCCCCCTGCTCGCCGACGAGATCGACTCCGGCGAGTACCCGGTCAGCTTCTCCGACCTGGCGGTCAACCGCAGCGGGCTCGCCGACATCCAGGCCACCGCCGCCGACGCGGGCGTCCGCACCGACCTCATCGACCCGCTGCTGCGGATCTTCGAGGCGCAGGAGAAGGCCGGGCACGGCGCCGCGAGCTTCACCCGCGCGGTCGCGGCCCTGCGTCCCGCGCTCTCGGCCGCGCGGTGA